One stretch of Bradyrhizobium canariense DNA includes these proteins:
- a CDS encoding DegT/DnrJ/EryC1/StrS family aminotransferase, with translation MRDKLLIFGSPKIEQDEIDGVRSVMESGWLGTGPKVAQFEKDFAAYKGVQQAAAVNSCTAAMHLSILAAGIGPGDEVITTPMTFCATVNVIIHAGATPVLADVDPRTFNIDPARVQEKITSRTKAIVPVHFAGRPANMDALCSIASRHGLKIIEDCAHAIETEYHGQKVGTFGDFGCFSFYITKNVATGEGGMVLARKEDDHARVKTLSLHGMSRDAWKRFGNEGYRHYQVTEAGYKYNMMDMQAVIGVEQLRKVEPFWRRREEIWHRYQNAFANLPLGLPANAEPDTRHAYHLYTVLVDEARAGISRDGFLNAMTANNIGVGVHYLSIPEHPYYQENYGWKPDDYPNATRIGRQTVSLPLSPKLTDADVEDVIEAVKTVLGK, from the coding sequence ATGAGGGACAAACTTCTTATATTCGGTTCGCCGAAAATCGAGCAGGACGAGATCGACGGGGTTCGGTCGGTCATGGAATCGGGGTGGCTGGGGACCGGCCCAAAGGTAGCGCAGTTCGAGAAAGACTTTGCGGCGTACAAGGGAGTCCAGCAGGCTGCTGCCGTGAATTCGTGTACCGCGGCGATGCATCTCAGCATACTTGCCGCGGGCATAGGGCCGGGTGATGAGGTCATCACCACGCCGATGACGTTCTGCGCCACAGTAAACGTGATCATTCATGCTGGCGCAACGCCGGTCCTGGCGGACGTTGATCCCAGGACATTCAATATCGATCCGGCGCGTGTGCAGGAAAAAATCACGTCCCGAACCAAGGCAATTGTCCCCGTGCATTTCGCCGGCCGTCCCGCCAACATGGATGCGCTCTGTTCGATTGCCAGCCGGCACGGACTCAAAATCATTGAAGACTGTGCCCATGCGATCGAGACCGAGTACCACGGCCAGAAGGTAGGCACGTTCGGTGACTTTGGCTGTTTCAGTTTTTATATAACCAAGAACGTCGCGACGGGTGAGGGGGGGATGGTGCTGGCGCGCAAGGAGGATGACCATGCGCGCGTAAAAACATTGAGCCTGCACGGAATGAGCCGTGATGCCTGGAAGCGTTTTGGCAACGAGGGATATCGGCACTATCAGGTGACCGAGGCGGGTTACAAGTATAACATGATGGATATGCAGGCTGTGATCGGCGTCGAGCAGCTCCGAAAGGTCGAACCATTTTGGCGACGACGCGAAGAGATCTGGCATCGCTATCAAAATGCCTTCGCGAATTTGCCATTGGGTCTGCCCGCGAACGCAGAGCCCGACACCCGTCACGCATATCATCTCTACACGGTGCTGGTGGATGAGGCCCGCGCCGGGATTTCACGCGACGGCTTCTTGAATGCGATGACCGCCAACAACATCGGCGTCGGAGTTCATTATCTGAGCATCCCGGAACATCCCTATTACCAGGAAAATTACGGATGGAAACCAGATGATTATCCGAATGCCACCCGCATTGGCCGTCAGACCGTGAGCTTGCCTCTGTCGCCCAAGCTGACGGACGCTGACGTGGAAGATGTGATCGAAGCGGTCAAAACCGTTCTCGGAAAATGA
- a CDS encoding MOP flippase family protein — protein sequence MSLRRAATKGVKWTGASGVAVSALQSLRLVIVARLLSPEDFGLMAMIMVPMGFAGTFADTGFSDAIIYRQETTKEQVSSLYWTTWLTGLIIFGVLIAATPLAAQFYREPRINSLLPWTAVYFLIGPVGQQFKSLLQRDLRFREIAAIEIAAAVAGTIATIGLALLGYGIYALIFGQLLSGAVDSVLLAVVGWKKWAPSLHYRLRDLKEYASFGAYQIGERCANMFSSNVDYLLIGRVLGPVVLGPYTLAYQLIVAPVLRINPILTRVAFPIFAKRQNDPAVLRTGYLEISKFLALVSCPILVGVAAGAPVFVPVLLGDRWSAAIQLVEILAPVGILKTFANPSGSILLAKGRANLSFWLNVYVAVEYLIVFSIFVKSGTTAIAVAYLIMGFINFILGQVLINYLLGLTWRTYLGAIASCTVSALVMGIIVRFSWYVIEPKIGVSLLSAALLVFIGAVVYSLCILVSEQSYVRNMINLVRFEQQSR from the coding sequence GTGTCTCTCAGACGAGCAGCGACAAAAGGAGTAAAATGGACAGGCGCCTCAGGGGTCGCGGTGTCTGCCTTGCAGTCTTTGCGTCTTGTCATAGTTGCACGCCTGCTGTCGCCCGAGGATTTCGGCCTGATGGCCATGATAATGGTCCCGATGGGGTTCGCCGGAACATTTGCGGACACGGGGTTCAGCGATGCCATCATATACCGTCAGGAAACCACGAAAGAGCAGGTCTCGTCCTTATACTGGACGACCTGGCTTACCGGCCTGATCATTTTCGGTGTGCTGATCGCCGCGACCCCGCTCGCGGCTCAATTCTACCGCGAGCCGCGTATTAATTCCCTGCTGCCCTGGACGGCCGTTTACTTTTTGATAGGGCCTGTAGGCCAGCAATTTAAGAGTCTCCTGCAGCGAGACCTTCGGTTTCGCGAGATCGCAGCGATAGAAATCGCCGCGGCGGTGGCCGGTACAATCGCTACCATTGGGCTGGCGCTGCTTGGCTATGGCATCTACGCGTTGATTTTCGGCCAGTTGCTGAGCGGCGCGGTGGACTCTGTGCTTCTCGCTGTTGTGGGATGGAAGAAATGGGCCCCAAGCCTGCATTACCGGCTGAGGGATCTCAAGGAGTATGCGAGCTTCGGCGCTTATCAAATAGGTGAACGCTGCGCAAATATGTTCTCCTCCAATGTCGATTATCTTTTGATAGGCCGTGTACTCGGGCCCGTGGTGTTGGGCCCTTACACACTAGCCTATCAATTGATCGTTGCGCCGGTGCTGCGGATAAATCCAATTCTCACCCGGGTCGCGTTTCCGATTTTTGCAAAGAGGCAAAACGATCCCGCCGTCCTGAGAACCGGCTATCTCGAGATTTCAAAGTTCCTTGCCCTTGTCTCGTGCCCGATACTTGTTGGCGTGGCCGCGGGCGCGCCTGTTTTTGTGCCGGTATTGCTTGGAGATCGCTGGAGCGCCGCCATTCAATTGGTCGAGATCCTGGCTCCTGTGGGCATCTTGAAGACGTTTGCAAACCCAAGCGGCTCGATTTTGCTCGCGAAGGGCCGAGCGAATCTCAGTTTCTGGCTAAATGTTTATGTGGCCGTTGAGTACCTGATCGTTTTCTCGATTTTTGTTAAGTCTGGTACCACGGCTATTGCTGTGGCTTACTTGATCATGGGGTTTATAAACTTCATCTTGGGTCAGGTTCTGATTAACTATCTGCTTGGTTTGACCTGGAGAACTTATTTGGGCGCGATTGCCAGCTGTACGGTTTCGGCGCTGGTGATGGGCATTATCGTTCGGTTTAGCTGGTATGTGATTGAACCAAAGATCGGTGTCAGCCTGCTCTCCGCGGCATTGCTCGTGTTTATCGGGGCGGTTGTTTACTCTCTTTGCATTCTGGTTTCGGAACAATCTTACGTCCGGAATATGATCAACTTAGTCAGATTTGAGCAGCAAAGTAGATGA
- a CDS encoding asparagine synthase-related protein, which translates to MTGVVGFTVANGGSEEDVRKLNAMWNLIAGESKSDVVDLHRDEHIVCAFDRPNVSTECAAYIGEDVAVWLDGDIFDFGTSLKGLDPEANAASVIAGLYRRDGLEVFKAIDGVFAVVIYDRARKELHLVNDRYGLRQLYIWRSTNGGVVWASKLRAFLEAPGFTPRIDHSALHDFIEIGYMTEDRSWFEGVTLLPSASLLTWDIRGQGITLQRYWWWDRIKPFSDRINESEIAEELGNRFAEAVERRVRPNENAGLFLSGGLDSRAILAAMPNDSDPVHVMTFGVDGCLDRILAARAASVRGAVSHQFALDDRNWLSPRVEAVWLSDGQHDLMHMHGIEAVPLIHGHFDVNMTGFGGDSTIGGSYLRGDALDCQITAERAAKFMGCNPSRLEIGNQYSSLNKLDYYFLQNRVRRFLYGAVALSTPLGLPSRMPFYDNRLIEFVYSLPDTLRYGSRIYRRMLLSRFPEYFGSIPWQKTGVPIGYPDKLTKLIHYGKRVRRKLSVLTGGLVANPYHLHGFSDYDEWIRNEPARSFFDKLFSNPEALYPAYLPRETVKSCWDNHLAGKNNSQKLCRYATFEIWLQQAFEKKMRPV; encoded by the coding sequence ATGACGGGTGTTGTCGGGTTTACAGTCGCTAATGGCGGCAGCGAGGAAGATGTCCGCAAGCTCAACGCCATGTGGAATCTTATCGCGGGCGAATCGAAAAGCGACGTGGTCGATCTGCATCGGGACGAGCACATTGTCTGCGCTTTTGATCGTCCGAATGTGTCGACTGAATGCGCGGCGTATATTGGCGAGGATGTTGCGGTCTGGCTTGATGGCGACATATTCGATTTCGGAACTTCTCTAAAAGGATTGGATCCGGAGGCAAACGCAGCGTCAGTTATCGCCGGCCTTTACCGGAGAGATGGCCTCGAAGTTTTCAAAGCGATCGATGGGGTCTTCGCCGTTGTCATTTATGATCGCGCCCGCAAAGAACTGCATCTCGTTAATGACCGGTACGGGCTTCGCCAATTGTACATTTGGCGCTCGACAAACGGGGGCGTGGTATGGGCCTCGAAGTTGCGCGCGTTTTTGGAGGCGCCAGGCTTTACGCCTCGAATAGATCATTCCGCGCTCCACGATTTCATCGAAATCGGTTACATGACGGAAGACCGAAGCTGGTTCGAGGGTGTCACGCTTCTTCCGTCGGCTTCGCTGCTGACCTGGGATATTCGCGGCCAGGGCATCACACTGCAGCGATATTGGTGGTGGGATAGGATCAAGCCCTTCAGTGACCGCATCAACGAGAGCGAGATTGCGGAAGAGTTGGGAAATCGCTTTGCCGAGGCCGTCGAACGGCGCGTTCGGCCGAATGAGAACGCTGGATTATTCCTGAGCGGGGGACTCGATTCGCGGGCAATCCTCGCCGCTATGCCGAACGATAGCGACCCCGTTCACGTGATGACCTTTGGGGTTGATGGTTGCCTGGACCGAATACTTGCGGCACGGGCGGCAAGCGTGCGGGGCGCGGTGAGCCACCAATTTGCGCTGGATGACAGGAATTGGCTGTCGCCACGGGTCGAAGCTGTCTGGCTAAGCGATGGTCAACACGACCTCATGCACATGCATGGTATCGAGGCCGTGCCGCTCATCCACGGTCATTTTGATGTTAATATGACCGGATTTGGCGGAGACAGTACTATTGGAGGGAGCTATCTCCGCGGGGACGCGCTCGACTGTCAGATCACCGCAGAGCGTGCTGCGAAATTTATGGGATGTAACCCCAGTCGACTTGAGATCGGCAACCAATATTCGTCACTAAATAAATTGGACTATTATTTTCTCCAGAACAGAGTTCGAAGATTTTTGTACGGCGCCGTGGCACTTTCGACGCCATTAGGATTGCCTAGCCGAATGCCTTTTTACGACAACAGACTCATCGAGTTTGTTTATTCGTTACCAGATACTCTTCGCTATGGTAGTCGCATCTATCGCAGGATGCTGCTCAGCAGATTTCCCGAATACTTTGGATCGATCCCCTGGCAGAAAACGGGAGTTCCGATCGGTTATCCGGACAAGCTCACAAAACTGATCCATTATGGAAAACGGGTTCGGCGCAAGCTCTCTGTTTTGACAGGGGGGCTGGTGGCGAATCCATATCATTTGCACGGTTTTTCAGATTATGACGAGTGGATCAGGAATGAGCCGGCTCGCTCGTTTTTTGATAAATTGTTCAGCAATCCTGAAGCGCTCTATCCAGCATATTTGCCCCGAGAGACGGTTAAATCATGCTGGGATAATCATTTGGCGGGAAAGAATAATTCTCAGAAGCTTTGCAGATACGCGACGTTTGAGATCTGGCTTCAACAAGCGTTTGAAAAGAAAATGCGGCCAGTTTAG
- a CDS encoding class I SAM-dependent methyltransferase, with amino-acid sequence MDRGQIDWDGAAGFGSSLRSAIDPNDVDGIKNRLIDQIHWQALRRQLPRSGRLLDVGCGVGRMAQRVCTRGLDYTGADISRKMIETAKAANEKTSAKFVHLAERPMPFDEAEFDLILTVMVYQYVVGGPDNASFVDELRRVIRRGGRLIMIEQGSLSGQRSGTVSRTTTPDDYVRALSPHFRVDQIKRIRSSEFSRATHRLFSVAKRSTIAKRIVVPIATAIEYHGTRWRGEAYFRSVPYFDILISATAVN; translated from the coding sequence ATGGATCGCGGACAAATTGATTGGGACGGTGCAGCGGGGTTTGGTAGTTCCCTGCGCTCTGCGATCGACCCGAATGACGTCGACGGGATCAAGAATCGGCTGATTGATCAAATCCATTGGCAAGCCCTAAGGCGCCAGCTCCCGCGATCTGGAAGACTTCTCGACGTCGGATGTGGGGTAGGTCGTATGGCGCAACGCGTATGCACGCGGGGTTTGGATTATACCGGTGCGGATATTTCCCGGAAGATGATTGAAACGGCCAAGGCCGCGAACGAGAAGACTTCTGCCAAATTTGTGCACTTGGCAGAGAGGCCGATGCCGTTTGATGAAGCCGAGTTCGACCTGATCCTCACCGTGATGGTCTACCAGTATGTGGTCGGCGGCCCGGACAATGCGTCATTTGTTGACGAGTTACGGCGGGTTATTCGTCGCGGTGGCCGGTTGATAATGATTGAGCAAGGTTCACTGAGCGGACAGCGCTCAGGCACAGTGTCACGCACGACAACGCCAGACGATTATGTCAGGGCTCTATCTCCTCATTTTCGGGTCGACCAGATTAAGCGCATTCGTTCGTCGGAGTTTTCGAGGGCTACTCATCGGCTTTTTTCTGTCGCAAAGCGCAGCACGATCGCCAAGCGCATCGTGGTGCCGATAGCTACGGCGATCGAGTATCACGGCACGAGGTGGCGCGGTGAGGCATATTTTCGATCGGTGCCTTACTTCGATATACTTATATCGGCAACGGCTGTGAATTAG
- a CDS encoding GNAT family N-acetyltransferase has protein sequence MTPEIVNIRTAADSEWDTIWSECRHATFFHSREWAEIWHKYTDGKFRPDGRLVVFDDGREALLPLSLERQCKNLVSIFHSSPAGTAGGWISRDELSPGHAQALIKYLRSLSGLYWRLNPHDPNAENIQSIFNEPADTFLIELDGSRDNLLRSWARGARDAVNQARRANVRIRRGASVSDWRAYFEVYEDSLRRWGEKATSRYTFELFELLRASDSGHVHLWLAEHDDRVIAGAVNFVSREIVIGWHLSVLEATFKFRPVNLLLFESIAEYSEQGFRWFDLGTSGGHENVSDFKRRLGSVSTPAPLFTHRSRVTRAVLKAQRLKVKLLG, from the coding sequence ATGACACCTGAGATCGTTAATATTCGTACCGCCGCTGACAGTGAGTGGGATACGATCTGGAGTGAATGCCGACACGCAACGTTCTTCCATAGCCGGGAATGGGCCGAGATTTGGCACAAGTACACGGATGGAAAATTTCGCCCCGACGGTCGCCTTGTCGTATTTGACGATGGGCGGGAGGCATTGTTGCCGCTTTCTCTTGAGCGGCAGTGCAAAAATCTGGTGTCGATATTTCATAGTTCACCGGCTGGAACCGCCGGCGGATGGATATCACGGGATGAGCTGTCGCCCGGACATGCACAGGCGCTCATCAAATATCTACGGAGCCTGTCTGGACTTTACTGGCGCTTGAATCCACATGACCCCAACGCTGAAAATATCCAGTCGATTTTCAATGAACCCGCCGACACCTTCTTGATCGAGCTCGATGGCTCAAGAGACAATCTTTTGCGCTCCTGGGCGAGAGGCGCGCGCGATGCGGTAAATCAGGCCAGGCGGGCCAATGTCAGGATCAGGCGCGGGGCCAGCGTTTCGGATTGGAGAGCTTATTTCGAAGTCTATGAGGATAGTCTTCGGCGATGGGGTGAAAAGGCAACCTCAAGATACACGTTCGAGCTTTTCGAACTGCTTCGCGCCAGCGACAGCGGGCACGTTCACCTTTGGCTGGCCGAGCATGATGATCGAGTTATAGCTGGGGCAGTCAACTTCGTGTCGCGGGAAATCGTGATCGGTTGGCACTTGTCGGTCCTCGAGGCGACATTCAAGTTCCGGCCGGTCAATCTTCTTTTGTTTGAGTCTATCGCTGAGTATTCAGAACAGGGTTTCCGTTGGTTTGATCTGGGAACGAGCGGCGGCCACGAGAACGTCAGTGACTTCAAACGACGCCTTGGATCGGTGTCGACGCCCGCGCCGCTGTTTACCCACCGGTCCCGTGTAACGCGCGCCGTTCTGAAGGCGCAGCGGCTGAAGGTCAAGCTTCTTGGCTAG
- a CDS encoding class I SAM-dependent methyltransferase has protein sequence MLSKVKNFVRALRVWTYQTANEIDLELLKRSVELQERQLSPIDKHVFLNGLINKRGLFHSSYENWRVRRCNKLLEIYGVNYFKGKKILELGAGHGDIGAFFAELGANVLCLDGRIQNVNFASLKHRKLPNIRFEQFNLEQDFSGFGRFDLIINFGLIYHLRNVESHLKCCFSVADDMVLETVVCDSTDPEKIFFCAGNQEMDEEALEGTGSRPSPFYMERIARENKFDVVRFFTSDLNSGQENPTEYQFRYDWEHKNDDSYSAHFAGPDLRRFWRFKKANAAS, from the coding sequence ATGTTATCCAAAGTAAAAAACTTCGTTCGGGCTCTCCGCGTGTGGACATATCAGACGGCCAACGAGATCGATCTGGAACTTCTCAAGCGTAGCGTTGAGTTGCAGGAGCGCCAGCTATCACCGATTGACAAGCACGTCTTTCTTAACGGCCTCATCAATAAAAGAGGCCTTTTTCACAGCTCGTATGAAAATTGGCGGGTGAGGCGGTGCAACAAGCTCCTCGAAATATATGGAGTAAATTATTTCAAGGGGAAGAAGATACTTGAGCTCGGTGCGGGTCACGGCGATATCGGCGCTTTTTTTGCTGAATTGGGAGCTAACGTTTTGTGCCTAGATGGGCGAATTCAGAATGTGAATTTTGCAAGCCTCAAGCATCGTAAACTTCCCAATATCCGGTTCGAACAATTCAACCTGGAGCAGGACTTCTCCGGTTTTGGGCGATTTGACCTGATTATCAATTTTGGACTGATCTACCATCTCCGGAATGTCGAGTCGCATCTCAAGTGCTGTTTCTCAGTTGCCGATGACATGGTGCTTGAGACCGTTGTTTGCGATTCTACCGATCCAGAAAAAATCTTCTTTTGCGCCGGCAATCAAGAGATGGATGAAGAGGCACTGGAGGGGACTGGCAGCCGGCCGTCGCCGTTCTACATGGAGCGTATCGCGCGGGAAAATAAGTTCGACGTCGTTCGCTTCTTTACTTCGGACCTGAATTCCGGTCAGGAAAATCCGACGGAGTATCAGTTTCGCTATGACTGGGAACACAAGAATGATGATAGCTACAGCGCCCATTTTGCGGGACCAGACCTGAGGAGATTCTGGCGGTTCAAAAAAGCGAATGCCGCCAGTTGA
- the rfbB gene encoding dTDP-glucose 4,6-dehydratase: MNFRGSTIFVTGGAGFIGSAVIRHMLDETEAFIVNIDKLTYASNLQSIPQATAARYLLAKQDTCDGPALRALFEKHQPCAVMHLAAESHVDRSIDAPGQFIQTNIVGTFTLLQEALRHWRKLAEPLRKSFRFLHVSTDEVFGSLGQEGMFTETSPYAPNSPYSASKASSDHLVRAWCETYELPTIITNCSNNYGPYHFPEKLIPHMIIKGLAEESLPVYGDGQNVRDWLYVEDHARALRQVLQHGQIGETYNVGGRNERSNLDVVELICDLLDTMQPAPTGARNRLISFVADRPGHDRRYAIDASKLERKLGWTARETFESGLEKTVRWYLANTAWWQAILQNGYETGRVGLGSAAGK, from the coding sequence ATGAATTTCAGGGGCTCGACCATTTTCGTAACCGGCGGGGCGGGGTTTATCGGATCCGCCGTAATTCGGCATATGCTCGACGAGACCGAAGCGTTTATCGTCAATATCGACAAGCTAACCTACGCTTCGAACCTCCAATCCATTCCCCAGGCAACGGCCGCGCGCTATCTGTTGGCGAAGCAGGACACTTGCGACGGCCCCGCACTACGCGCGCTGTTCGAGAAACATCAACCCTGCGCGGTGATGCACCTTGCCGCCGAGAGCCACGTCGACCGTTCGATCGACGCCCCCGGCCAATTCATTCAAACCAACATCGTTGGAACGTTTACGCTGCTACAGGAAGCGCTTCGGCATTGGCGCAAACTGGCGGAGCCACTCCGAAAGTCCTTTCGTTTTCTGCACGTCTCAACCGACGAAGTATTCGGCTCGCTGGGACAGGAGGGGATGTTCACGGAAACGAGCCCTTATGCGCCAAACTCGCCATATTCGGCAAGCAAGGCCTCTTCGGATCATCTGGTTCGGGCGTGGTGCGAAACCTACGAACTGCCGACGATCATTACTAACTGCTCGAACAATTATGGGCCCTATCATTTTCCCGAGAAGCTGATCCCGCATATGATCATCAAGGGCCTGGCAGAGGAAAGTCTCCCGGTTTATGGCGATGGCCAGAACGTGCGTGACTGGCTGTATGTGGAAGATCATGCGCGCGCGCTACGGCAGGTTCTCCAGCACGGCCAGATTGGCGAGACCTATAACGTCGGCGGGCGCAACGAGCGCAGCAATCTTGATGTGGTTGAGCTGATCTGCGATCTGCTGGACACCATGCAACCCGCCCCGACGGGTGCCCGGAATCGGCTCATATCGTTTGTTGCGGACCGTCCGGGACATGACCGGCGCTATGCCATCGATGCCTCGAAGCTCGAACGGAAACTCGGTTGGACCGCCAGAGAAACATTCGAGTCCGGTCTCGAGAAGACCGTTAGGTGGTATCTTGCCAATACAGCGTGGTGGCAGGCCATCCTGCAAAATGGCTACGAGACTGGCCGGGTTGGATTGGGCAGTGCAGCCGGGAAGTGA
- a CDS encoding glycosyltransferase family 4 protein — protein sequence MRITCLVKRWDHHTDSGGYDRLASAVGAKVIKQKRLTGNKSRVVKKLWSSVANTDAYLLDYRLEDRLAEQRLLAGSMVNPPDVVHVLYGDEQLDFLLRWRSLLRCPLVATFHLPAERTAPRFEHFQAKEIKGIDAAIVLARSEIASFERWFGADKVVYVPHGIDTARFRPGERQSRHDELRVLIVGEHMRDWEVAHRVIDEARHHDLDIQFDVVTRPDVFPYFTGCSNLTLHSHIPEARLIELYQEADLLFLPLKGSTANNSLLEGLACGTPAIVSDIGGIPDYMSNDSGWLIPEGDAVSAFELIKQLCADRDLARSRRDGARHQALKFDWRQVAERLSIVYSAVKAGRSPAAAMKEFEQNIVVPAK from the coding sequence ATGCGTATTACGTGTTTAGTCAAACGGTGGGATCACCACACGGATTCCGGGGGCTATGACCGCCTGGCGTCTGCCGTCGGCGCAAAAGTCATTAAACAAAAACGGCTGACCGGAAATAAGTCGCGGGTCGTTAAGAAGCTCTGGAGCAGCGTGGCCAACACCGATGCCTACCTGCTGGACTATCGGCTGGAAGACCGGTTGGCCGAACAGCGACTCCTGGCCGGAAGCATGGTCAATCCCCCCGACGTGGTGCACGTGCTATACGGGGACGAGCAGTTGGATTTCCTGCTTCGCTGGCGAAGCTTGCTCCGTTGTCCGCTGGTGGCCACCTTCCACTTGCCGGCCGAGCGTACTGCACCGAGGTTCGAGCATTTTCAGGCCAAGGAGATCAAGGGCATCGACGCGGCAATCGTACTGGCGAGAAGCGAAATAGCGAGTTTCGAGCGCTGGTTCGGTGCGGACAAGGTCGTCTATGTTCCCCACGGGATCGACACGGCGCGGTTTCGGCCGGGTGAACGTCAATCACGTCATGACGAGCTGAGAGTCCTTATCGTCGGAGAACACATGAGAGATTGGGAGGTTGCGCATCGGGTGATCGACGAAGCACGACACCACGATCTCGACATACAATTCGACGTCGTGACTCGGCCCGATGTATTTCCCTATTTTACCGGTTGCTCAAACCTCACCCTGCACTCCCATATCCCCGAAGCCAGGCTTATCGAACTGTATCAAGAGGCTGACCTGCTGTTCCTGCCTCTCAAAGGCTCCACCGCCAACAACTCGTTGCTGGAAGGCCTTGCCTGCGGAACACCCGCGATCGTGAGCGATATCGGCGGCATACCCGATTACATGAGCAACGACTCTGGCTGGCTGATTCCAGAGGGTGACGCCGTCTCTGCCTTCGAGTTGATCAAGCAGCTTTGCGCCGACCGGGATCTGGCTCGTTCGCGACGAGATGGAGCCAGACACCAGGCACTCAAATTCGATTGGCGGCAAGTCGCCGAACGACTGTCGATCGTATATTCCGCGGTAAAGGCCGGCCGGTCGCCTGCTGCGGCGATGAAGGAATTTGAACAGAATATTGTCGTGCCGGCTAAGTGA
- a CDS encoding WcaI family glycosyltransferase, protein MRILLVGINYAPELIGVAKYNTELCESLASAGHEVRVVTAPPYYPEWNIPRAYRSWRYQAETINNVSVKRSPIYVPKTPTGAKRLVHHASFALTSAWPVISESLRWRPDVVFSVAPSLMSAAFTAWIARRTGAFSWLHVQDFEVDAAFDLGILSNKGLRSRMVTVERAILRSFDCVSTISPQMLDRLAHKGVDPEKIREFRNWTDTSQISPGDGSTSFRKELHLADADFVGLYSGTMSNKQGLDLIIEAARELQQSDPNVRFVLCGEGPHKATLQGLAAGLTNVQFLGLQADDRFAELLRTADFHLIPQKAEAADLVLPSKLGGIFATGRPVIAMSRPNTGLANEVAGAGLVIPPGDTHALAAAVRTLAGDPQLCSALGKGAREIALSRWDKTAILAALEQTLVASRELRKTATSRLPLSPAQPRATK, encoded by the coding sequence ATGCGGATTCTGCTGGTTGGCATTAACTACGCTCCCGAGCTAATAGGTGTGGCCAAGTACAATACCGAGTTGTGCGAATCCCTCGCCTCCGCCGGCCATGAGGTTCGTGTTGTAACCGCGCCCCCGTATTATCCGGAATGGAACATCCCGCGGGCGTATCGCAGCTGGCGCTACCAGGCCGAGACGATCAACAACGTATCCGTCAAACGATCACCGATCTATGTCCCCAAAACGCCCACGGGCGCCAAGCGTCTCGTCCATCATGCGTCGTTTGCGCTGACGAGCGCGTGGCCGGTCATTTCAGAATCGCTTCGCTGGCGGCCGGACGTGGTTTTTTCGGTCGCGCCATCCTTGATGTCGGCAGCGTTCACCGCCTGGATCGCGCGCCGGACCGGCGCATTTTCGTGGCTTCACGTGCAGGACTTCGAGGTGGACGCCGCATTCGATCTCGGTATCCTCAGCAACAAAGGCCTGCGAAGCAGAATGGTCACCGTCGAACGCGCGATCCTGCGATCCTTCGACTGCGTATCGACGATCTCGCCGCAAATGCTCGACCGCCTTGCGCACAAGGGCGTGGACCCTGAGAAGATCCGCGAATTCCGCAATTGGACCGACACCAGTCAAATCTCGCCCGGCGACGGGTCCACGAGCTTCCGAAAAGAACTTCATCTTGCAGATGCCGATTTCGTAGGCCTCTACTCCGGGACGATGTCCAACAAGCAGGGCCTCGATCTGATTATCGAGGCTGCCAGAGAGTTGCAGCAGAGCGATCCGAATGTTCGATTTGTCCTGTGCGGCGAGGGTCCGCACAAAGCCACGCTGCAAGGCCTGGCAGCCGGCCTGACCAATGTTCAGTTTCTGGGATTGCAGGCGGATGATCGCTTCGCGGAGCTGCTCAGAACCGCCGATTTTCATTTAATTCCACAGAAGGCCGAAGCGGCCGATCTGGTGCTGCCGTCGAAGCTCGGCGGCATTTTCGCCACCGGCCGGCCGGTGATTGCGATGAGCAGGCCGAACACGGGACTGGCCAATGAAGTCGCCGGCGCCGGCCTTGTCATTCCGCCGGGCGACACGCACGCGCTCGCGGCCGCCGTACGCACGCTGGCCGGTGACCCCCAACTCTGTTCTGCCCTTGGCAAGGGCGCCCGGGAAATAGCACTCTCGCGATGGGACAAGACGGCTATCCTGGCTGCGCTCGAACAAACGCTGGTGGCGTCCCGCGAGCTTAGGAAAACCGCGACATCGCGGTTACCGCTCTCGCCGGCACAACCACGGGCCACAAAATAA